The Zygotorulaspora mrakii chromosome 6, complete sequence genome includes the window CTATTACTGGCACAAGCTTTGATGGGAACTTTATTTCCTCCGCTGATTCCGGTGtaatataataaataaCGTCATACTTTCCTTTTGCCAAAGTTGCAGATTCATCATTGAGTTTGTTGATTAGAAACTGATCCTCCACATTGACACCTTCAGAGGCAGCTTCTTGCGCCACTTTGATTACTTTTTCTGGAGTGGTAGTCACCGCAGGATGTATCAATACTAATGCTGATTTGCCCTCTGTCATAGTGCCGCTATTTAGTTTCACTTTTAATATTCTATAAGCTAGTGATGGCTCTATGTCAACTATTGCGGTAGGATTCAATACCAAATAGCAAGTATAAGAGTTTTATTCATCCCAGAAATGATAGATGActtggaaatttttttttctttactttTCCGCGATGACTTCCTTTTTCTAATCAATTAGTAATTATGAAGGTCTTTTCACTTCCCGTGATATCACATGTTAAATACTATTACAGCTATTGAAAAGTAGTACTAAAATTATAAATCGGCATAGTCTAGCGACGCAGATATTATGAGTTAAGCATGAGAGCCGCAACTGATGATGGTTTTAATGCGAATTGTACATGACCTAATGTCTTGACCTTATGCGAATGATTGCGCTATACTTTGAATGAGCACGGTGgtcatttcttcaaagtttgTTTAGCTTCATTGCcttcgtcatcgtcatcatcgtcatcatcgtcgtcgtcgtcgtcatcgtcatcatcgtcatcatcatcatcatcatcatcatcgtcatcgtcatcttctCCATCCCCCTCTTTACATAATTTCGATTTTGCGccttcatcgtcatcgtcgtcttcgtcatcgtcttcatcgtcttcatcgtcttcgtcgagctctttttcatcctttGGATAACCACCTAGTGTCATGACAACCTTGTCCACGATTTCATTCCCATCCATCATGCCACCTAAACCAATGTCACCATTAATTCCCATAACCTTTTCGGAAGGTTTGAAAACTGTTATCCATGGCATGTCTTCCTTGATGATCTTCAGTTGTTTCTTTGTCATGGTGGAATTGTACGTGCTGCTAACCATTGAAGGTGCcaaaaaaatgggaaaCATCGGGTTCCATGCTCTTATAACACTCGTAAGTAAGTTATCACATAATCCCAGCGCAATTTTTGACAACGTGTTAGCAGTAAGGGGTGCAACAACTAATATATCTGCCCACCTACGTAGTTCTATGTGCAGAACAGGATCGGTACGCTGCTTCCAGATGTCCCATTCATCTCTGTCCACCCATATTTGAATATGGGGTGGCAACTCAGCTTGCAATGCAGCTGAGCAGGAAGGTCCACTGATTATGGTAGGTGTGCCAGGTGTAAGGCTTGAAGTACTGCCTACCCTCTGAGGTAGTTTTTCCTGGGATTGCTGTATTTGTGATTGTTGCAGCTGTTGCTTTATCtcttgttgctgttgttgctgaaCAGGATTTAGATTACTCCCCGGCAAATTCGAAACCGCAGGCATCGTTCCCGAGCATACTCTGGAATCCGATGGCGTTTCACCACCGCCATATCTTTTGGTGTACCTCTTGGAAAAAAACCTCTCTGCAGACTGGGTGAGTATTACCTGTATACTTACCTTATCTCTTCCATAAATCTCCTCCAGCTTCTTAATCATTAgctttattttgaaaaccgCTAATGAACCTGTTGCGCCGAACAAGATATGCAACTTACCATCATCTTGTGGCAACCTTGCGTCCAGATTCTTGGCGTTTTCTCTCTTTGGAATATTTGGTGCTACCTTTTGTCCTGTAGACTCTTCCAAAACAGCTTCCAAGATATGTTCATTATGCTTTGGTATACCGTATCCTTCTAGCTCGCCGACTGTATTATTTAGTAATTGAGGAAAACCTATCCCAGGCTTGGGACTAGTGCTATTTGATCGGGATCTTGTAGAAGGAGTATGTAAAGGATCCTCCACATAAAAATGAGGATGCTCTTCACCTTTGGTAGGCTTCCCCTCGACATCAGACCGTTTGGGCGCAAGAGGAGAATGAGAGTGCCCAATTTCTTCCGCTATTATATTGTTTATCTTGCGTTGTTCTGGTGGTAATGAAGAAGTTCTTGGCTCGCGTACCGCAGGGGCTCCTAAGGCACCAGGACTCTTGGTCTTCAAAGTAGATAGAAGGGAATTAGATTTCAATGATCTGCGACGTTCAGATGATGTGCCCATTGGCAGTGAAGCACCCCCATTTCTTTCTGCTGGGGCGTTTCCAGCATTCTTGAGCTGAGATCCTTCTGGCTCCGACTCTGAAGAAGCCCCTGGCTTCGCAGTGTTTGCTGCTTTCAAGTCACTGAAGGTGACAGTTGCAACACGTTTCAACCCCGGCTCCGGGCTATTACTGACAACAGCGCCCGAAGTACCGCTAGCATTCATGATCGATTTTGTTTGCGAACCAGCAGGGCTCACGGAATTAGCCACTTCTGGCGAGCCTAGGTTGGAAGTGGAAACTGAAACGCCGGCTGCAGGTCCGGCGTTAGTAGAACCGCCTTGAAACGAAAGCACGCTAGGGCTACTCATCGATCCATCCGGGTTAGGTTTCCTAGCAGCAGAGATAAATCTAGGAGAAACGAGACCCGAGTGTTTCTTATCCTTCGAAGGCAGCGTCATGTTATATAAAATCTAGTATATTGCTGGAAGCGATGCAGCAATTTCGATGAAGATCAAAAGTTTGACCACTgtaaacttttttttttgcgCTCACGCTAGAGCCTGTCAACCGCTTAAGAGACAACGAAACCAGTACCCTTGTTAGTTAATAACGCCGTAGAGCCAGAAATTTATTCTGCTGATACTACAAGCCTTTTAATAGTGGTTCAGAGTACTCTGTAATACTTCTACGGCAAGCATATGCtatccttctttttcttaccaatttcatctttgcTTCCAATTAACTGTGCGGCTTCCCGATGCAATCACATCATGTTTAACGCCATATTCGGTCACGTGGTGACAATAGATGTTTGACAGAACTGAATAAGAACTATACTATTGACTAACGTAACTTAACGTAATTGATACTAACTAATGCCACAGGAATGTCGATTAGtgttttttcttgctgCTGTTGGCGTATCGGCCTCTTCCGATACGCACCGAGTGATGTTTCATTCCCGAAATGGCGAATGGCGAAATGAAATTATCCGCCGATCCACTACCGATCCAATCATTCAACACTTTGTCGTTATGTCTTTTTGTCCACTCGTCTTGTTTGGTCACTTTTTCGTACTCTTTTTGGTCTTGCCTGACGATGTCTGCTGAGTCAGGAGCCTTTGAATGTACAAAACCTTTCTTACCGTATCTCTTTTGCGAATTTTTGGACAACGGGCTTGCAAGTGAATATCTTACGCCTCTGTTATTCCATTGGAAATTTGCCTTGAGATGGGGTGTGATACGGCCTGTTGCTGAGTCGATAGAAACGGCACACCTCAGTACGGTTCCTTCACCTCCGCATGATGGGCAGAAATGAATTGCCTTGTCATTCTTTGGAACGGGAAACAATTTAAAACATGCATGACACCTGAGCATATAATTACGAAGTCTCTTAATTCTCAGGCCGGACATGAAATTCATAAGATTCAGGTTCATTTGCAGGGAGACATTCTGTATGGCAAAATCACCAGTTGCCAAAGCAACCTGATTTCCAGAAGCATTAAGAGCCTTCTCACGTTCGTCGTCTGTCATGGAATCAGCACAAGACCCTGTTGTATCTTCTCCGCTGTGTTTCATAATTGTCTCAGTCAAATTGTCAACAGAGATCCATTctccatcatcatcatcttcaaaatacTCTCCATCTTGGCTCTTCTCAAATATTGGTTTTTCTTTGGTTTTTTCGTTTCCCTTCGTAGCCTCTTCACTACTCTGTTCGCGATCCACTTTCACCTGTTCTGGTTCCTGTTCTGATTTCTGTTGCAGTCCTGATTCAGAGTCCGCAGTGGTCTCAGCTGATTCAGATGCTAGTGCAGATTCTCTCTTAGCTCTTTGCTTTGCACCGCCTCTCCTAcgattctttttttttttaggTTCTTcagtcttttcttgaatcttttcttcaatcttATCCTTGGCTTGGATTTTTGGCTTCAGATGATCTAGTGAGTCTCCAGGAAGCTTCCTGAGTCTCCAATCACCCTGGTTCAATTCAGTCTCTAGCTCATATGTTAAAGCCAGTATATGGATATCGTTTGCGCTAAGAACAGAGTAATCACCTGTGGCTTTGGCAAATGCGCTTACTCTTTTGATAGATTCAGCTGTTGGATGTCTCAATTGCAATGTACCTAGCGATTTCCAGATTTCAAGGTTCTTTCGGGCCCTCTCATCTTTAATTTCCTGAAGAACTGTCGGTGTGGTATAGAACGAAGCGGCATAGTTTTGGTAGTGGTTGTACGGTTGTGTAATTAATGGCGTAGCATCTAATACCAGGGCTTTCACATGTGCAGTACCATTACTCTCCATTTTGAAGCTTGTATCGTCTTCCAGATGCTGATGTTGCAGATTACGTTCACCAAAACTGTCTTTTTGTTCAGTCAGTGtggttttttttatcacatctcatcgcatctcatcgcttttaaaattttcataatACTGAGCATATCATATAATATGGTTAAAAACGGCTTGGAAAGGACTGGAGATATGAATTTTATCTACCTTGCTATTACAAGTGAAATTCAGGCGGTCCAGAGAGCGTGTACACATTCTTCGAGCTTCTTCTTGCTGCTGGAGGACTATCCTAAGATACCCCGTTGTTCAAACTCACATAATACGATCCTGTGAAGCGAGATCAATTTGGGATTGATATGTCGCGGTGGCTAATCCAATTCGGAAACATGGCAATCAACATAAGTCTCTTTCGCGGTAACTACAGATTCGTGTGTTGTTGCTTGTAGTATCAATCTATCATGCCTATTGACAAGGACTTGAAGAATGCTTATGCAGCTCTATATGACGAGCATGATCCCTTGAAGGCATTGAAGAGGTACGATGTAATTCTCGAAGAGCATCCGGACTGTTTGCTTGCACTTGTTTATAAAGCTGCTTCACTTGAGAAACTATACTACGGCTTTTCAGATTGGCATAATGAACAGTCTTTGGAAAATGCCACCCAGCTTTTGAGCAAAGCTTTGGCCATTTCTGAAGAAAGGGGTGATCGCTCAAAAATTGGATTTGTTTATTTCCGGTACTTTGTTCACTACTATAACAGAAAAGATTATGATGCTGCTAATCGGTATATGATACTGTCCCAGAAATTCGGCTATCTGGATGCAACGCTCCCAATGTGGCAGAGTCAAttgaacaagaaattgGGGAAGTTGTTGCGCAAACAATCCAACTCAAAGCCAACAGCTCAAAAAGATGCACCAGCTAAATCTGATTCGTGCGGCAGCTTATCTAATTGCAAAGATACGTCAATTGGAACAGCTGATGAAAAACCGCTTGAAAGGGACTCTAAAAAGCCTGAGCTTGAAGGCACACAGCCTGCCGCACAGGACCCTGAGAGGCTCAGGACAGATTGGTATCAAACCACAAACACTATTGTCCTTTCACTGTTTACAGTCAATCTACCTCAATCGAAAGAGGCGATGCATGTTTCAGTCTCGCcagatgataaaaaaagtttggaaGTAGCGTACCAAGTTGCTAGTACAGGATCcgaatttcaatattcaATAGAACTAAGTCACGAAGTTGATCCTGAAGTTGTCAAAATCAACGTTttcacaaaaaaaattgaactGACACTTAAAAAGATAGAAAAATTGCAGTGGAAAATTCTCGAATCATCTCCGCAAGCTACTGAAGAAGATCTAGCTTCATCTAAAGACGTAATTTCGCAAAATCGTGCTGTGCAAAACGAGGGTGCTCTTGACTATCCCTCTTCATCGACAAAACATATTGACTGGTCAAAGATAGATtttgacgaagaagatgatgagaaTTCCGGGTCGGCAGATGCCTTTTTCCAGAAAATATATGCAGATGCAGATCCTGATACTCGAAGAGCTAtgatgaaatcttttgtaGAAAGTAATGGAACTGCACT containing:
- the NOB1 gene encoding rRNA-binding endoribonuclease (similar to Saccharomyces cerevisiae NOB1 (YOR056C); ancestral locus Anc_5.656); the encoded protein is MESNGTAHVKALVLDATPLITQPYNHYQNYAASFYTTPTVLQEIKDERARKNLEIWKSLGTLQLRHPTAESIKRVSAFAKATGDYSVLSANDIHILALTYELETELNQGDWRLRKLPGDSLDHLKPKIQAKDKIEEKIQEKTEEPKKKKNRRRGGAKQRAKRESALASESAETTADSESGLQQKSEQEPEQVKVDREQSSEEATKGNEKTKEKPIFEKSQDGEYFEDDDDGEWISVDNLTETIMKHSGEDTTGSCADSMTDDEREKALNASGNQVALATGDFAIQNVSLQMNLNLMNFMSGLRIKRLRNYMLRCHACFKLFPVPKNDKAIHFCPSCGGEGTVLRCAVSIDSATGRITPHLKANFQWNNRGVRYSLASPLSKNSQKRYGKKGFVHSKAPDSADIVRQDQKEYEKVTKQDEWTKRHNDKVLNDWIGSGSADNFISPFAISGMKHHSVRIGRGRYANSSKKKH
- the SGT1 gene encoding co-chaperone SGT1 (similar to Saccharomyces cerevisiae SGT1 (YOR057W); ancestral locus Anc_5.657) — its product is MPIDKDLKNAYAALYDEHDPLKALKRYDVILEEHPDCLLALVYKAASLEKLYYGFSDWHNEQSLENATQLLSKALAISEERGDRSKIGFVYFRYFVHYYNRKDYDAANRYMILSQKFGYLDATLPMWQSQLNKKLGKLLRKQSNSKPTAQKDAPAKSDSCGSLSNCKDTSIGTADEKPLERDSKKPELEGTQPAAQDPERLRTDWYQTTNTIVLSLFTVNLPQSKEAMHVSVSPDDKKSLEVAYQVASTGSEFQYSIELSHEVDPEVVKINVFTKKIELTLKKIEKLQWKILESSPQATEEDLASSKDVISQNRAVQNEGALDYPSSSTKHIDWSKIDFDEEDDENSGSADAFFQKIYADADPDTRRAMMKSFVESNGTALNTNWNDVSKSFVEPSPPEGMNLKHW
- the VHS3 gene encoding phosphopantothenoylcysteine decarboxylase complex subunit VHS3 (similar to Saccharomyces cerevisiae SIS2 (YKR072C) and VHS3 (YOR054C); ancestral locus Anc_5.655) — protein: MTLPSKDKKHSGLVSPRFISAARKPNPDGSMSSPSVLSFQGGSTNAGPAAGVSVSTSNLGSPEVANSVSPAGSQTKSIMNASGTSGAVVSNSPEPGLKRVATVTFSDLKAANTAKPGASSESEPEGSQLKNAGNAPAERNGGASLPMGTSSERRRSLKSNSLLSTLKTKSPGALGAPAVREPRTSSLPPEQRKINNIIAEEIGHSHSPLAPKRSDVEGKPTKGEEHPHFYVEDPLHTPSTRSRSNSTSPKPGIGFPQLLNNTVGELEGYGIPKHNEHILEAVLEESTGQKVAPNIPKRENAKNLDARLPQDDGKLHILFGATGSLAVFKIKLMIKKLEEIYGRDKVSIQVILTQSAERFFSKRYTKRYGGGETPSDSRVCSGTMPAVSNLPGSNLNPVQQQQQQEIKQQLQQSQIQQSQEKLPQRVGSTSSLTPGTPTIISGPSCSAALQAELPPHIQIWVDRDEWDIWKQRTDPVLHIELRRWADILVVAPLTANTLSKIALGLCDNLLTSVIRAWNPMFPIFLAPSMVSSTYNSTMTKKQLKIIKEDMPWITVFKPSEKVMGINGDIGLGGMMDGNEIVDKVVMTLGGYPKDEKELDEDDEDDEDDDEDDDDDEGAKSKLCKEGDGEDDDDDDDDDDDDDDDDDDDDDDDDDDDDDDEGNEAKQTLKK